One region of Malania oleifera isolate guangnan ecotype guangnan chromosome 6, ASM2987363v1, whole genome shotgun sequence genomic DNA includes:
- the LOC131158731 gene encoding uncharacterized protein LOC131158731, whose product MTMGSGERSFMIEQFTRIKSPSFFGGADPVVAENWVRDIEDMLAVLLCIEEKKVPFVVFKLTGEAKCWWSSVRLLEEQRPKLVAVTWSHFRELFFKRYFPATIKKAKAVEFLYLTWGYMTVHQYAVRFIELSQFASYLVPDEEKKARKFKEGQN is encoded by the coding sequence ATGACTATGGGTTCAGGGGAGCGGAGCTTCATGATTGAACAGTTCACGCGCATAAAGTCCCCATCGTTTTTTGGAGGGGCTGACCCagtagtggctgagaattgggtccggGATATTGAAGACATGTTAGCAGTGCTCCTTTGTATTGAGGAAAAGAAAGTGCCCTTTGTTGTGTTCAAGTTAACTGGAGAGGCAAAATGCTGGTGGAGCTCAGTGAGActgttagaggagcagagacctaaGCTTGTAGCAGTGACCTGGAGCCACTTCAGGGAGTTATTTTTCAAGCGATACTTCCCCGCTACCATCAAAAAGGCAAAGGCGGTAGAGTTTTTGTATTTGACTTGGGGGTATATGACGGTACATCAATATGCAGttagatttattgagttgtcccaGTTTGCCTCATACTTAGTGCCAGACgaggagaagaaggcgaggaagtttaaGGAGGGCCAGAACTAG